In Bradyrhizobium lablabi, one DNA window encodes the following:
- the ispH gene encoding 4-hydroxy-3-methylbut-2-enyl diphosphate reductase, giving the protein MEVYLAQPRGFCAGVVRAIEIVERALEKYGPPVYVRHEIVHNKYVVESLKNKGAIFVEDLSEVPPQAVTVFSAHGVARSVEEEAAARGLPVLNATCPLVTKVHNQGKRYMSKGRALILIGHAGHPEVEGTMGQVPGPVLLVQNVEDVAALTLPRDTPVAYITQTTLSVDDTKDIIAALQARFTDIQGPDIRDICYATQNRQSAVRDLSKLVDVILVVGATNSSNSNRLREIGTEVGVASYLIADGSELNPDWLKGAKAVGITAGASAPEVLVDDVIEALRRIGPVAVSVLPGREENIEFRLPAELTVG; this is encoded by the coding sequence ATGGAAGTGTATCTTGCGCAGCCGCGCGGATTTTGTGCGGGGGTGGTGCGCGCCATCGAGATCGTCGAGCGCGCGCTCGAGAAATACGGCCCGCCGGTCTATGTGCGGCACGAGATCGTACATAACAAATACGTGGTCGAAAGCCTGAAGAACAAGGGCGCCATCTTCGTCGAGGATTTGTCGGAAGTCCCGCCGCAGGCGGTCACCGTGTTCTCTGCCCATGGCGTGGCGCGGAGCGTGGAGGAAGAGGCCGCCGCCCGCGGCCTGCCCGTGCTTAATGCCACCTGCCCGCTGGTGACCAAGGTCCATAATCAAGGCAAGCGCTATATGTCGAAAGGCCGGGCGCTGATCCTGATCGGCCATGCCGGCCACCCCGAGGTCGAGGGAACGATGGGCCAGGTTCCCGGCCCCGTGCTCCTGGTCCAGAATGTCGAGGACGTGGCGGCTCTGACGCTGCCCCGGGACACCCCGGTGGCCTACATTACCCAGACCACGCTGAGCGTGGACGACACCAAGGACATCATTGCGGCCCTCCAGGCCCGTTTTACAGATATTCAAGGCCCGGACATCCGGGATATCTGCTATGCCACACAGAACCGCCAATCTGCGGTAAGGGACCTTAGCAAGCTCGTGGATGTCATTTTGGTGGTGGGGGCCACCAATAGTTCCAACTCAAACAGGCTGCGCGAAATCGGCACCGAGGTCGGGGTCGCGAGTTATCTCATTGCCGATGGCAGCGAGCTGAACCCGGATTGGCTGAAGGGCGCCAAGGCGGTCGGGATCACCGCCGGTGCCTCGGCACCGGAGGTCCTTGTCGACGACGTGATCGAGGCGCTGCGGCGGATCGGGCCGGTCGCGGTGTCGGTGCTTCCCGGGCGGGAAGAAAATATCGAATTCCGGCTTCCGGCCGAACTAACTGTGGGCTGA
- the hpnH gene encoding adenosyl-hopene transferase HpnH, translated as MAIPFFKELSIGGYLIKQKLLGRKRYPLVLMLEPLFRCNLACVGCGKIDYPDAILNRRMSAQECWDAADECGAPMVAIPGGEPLIHKEIGEIVRGLVARKKFVSLCTNALLLEKKLHLFEPSPYLFFSVHLDGLKDHHDKAVSQAGVFDRAVSAIKAAKAKGFTVNVNATIFDGHAAEDIAKFLDFTTEMGVGVSMSPGYAYERAPDQEHFLNRTKTKKLFRDVFALGKGKKWNFMHSGLFLDFLAGNQDYECTPWGMPARNIFGWQKPCYLLGEGYTKTFKELMETTDWDTYGTGKYEKCADCMAHCGYEPTAAKAALDNPLKAMWVALRGVRTTGPMAPEIDLSKQRPAQYIFSAEVQKRLSEIRRDEALAAQQKASTAA; from the coding sequence ATGGCAATACCCTTCTTCAAGGAACTGAGTATCGGCGGCTATCTGATCAAGCAGAAATTGCTTGGCCGAAAGCGCTATCCGCTGGTCCTGATGCTTGAGCCGCTGTTTCGCTGCAACCTCGCCTGCGTCGGCTGCGGCAAGATCGACTATCCCGACGCGATCCTCAACCGCCGCATGTCGGCGCAGGAATGCTGGGATGCCGCCGACGAATGCGGCGCGCCGATGGTGGCGATCCCCGGCGGCGAGCCGTTGATCCACAAGGAGATCGGCGAGATCGTTCGCGGCCTCGTGGCGCGCAAGAAGTTCGTCTCGCTGTGCACCAATGCGCTGCTCTTGGAAAAGAAGCTGCATCTGTTCGAACCCTCGCCCTATCTGTTCTTCTCGGTGCATCTCGACGGTCTGAAGGACCATCATGACAAGGCGGTGTCGCAGGCCGGCGTGTTCGATCGCGCGGTCTCCGCGATCAAGGCCGCCAAGGCCAAGGGATTTACCGTCAACGTCAACGCCACGATCTTCGACGGACACGCCGCCGAGGACATCGCCAAATTCCTCGACTTCACCACCGAGATGGGCGTCGGCGTTTCGATGTCGCCGGGCTATGCCTATGAGCGCGCGCCCGACCAGGAGCACTTCCTCAACCGCACCAAGACCAAGAAGCTGTTCCGCGACGTGTTCGCGCTCGGCAAGGGCAAGAAGTGGAATTTCATGCATTCCGGCCTGTTCCTGGACTTCCTGGCGGGCAATCAGGATTACGAATGCACCCCGTGGGGAATGCCGGCCCGCAACATTTTCGGCTGGCAGAAGCCCTGCTATCTGCTCGGCGAAGGCTATACCAAGACCTTCAAGGAGCTGATGGAGACCACCGACTGGGACACCTACGGCACCGGCAAGTACGAGAAGTGCGCCGACTGCATGGCGCATTGCGGCTACGAGCCGACCGCGGCGAAAGCAGCGCTGGACAATCCCTTGAAGGCGATGTGGGTGGCGCTGCGCGGCGTGCGGACAACGGGGCCGATGGCGCCCGAGATCGATCTCAGCAAGCAGCGCCCGGCGCAGTACATCTTCTCTGCGGAGGTGCAGAAGCGCCTGTCAGAGATCCGCCGCGACGAGGCCCTCGCCGCCCAGCAGAAAGCCTCGACAGCCGCGTAG
- a CDS encoding phosphorylase: MSLGAGDAVFAGNRIDPRPVLIVTGLVQEARIAAGPGMTVVCSSSDPQQLRALLTVFDPRTIRGVISFGVAGGLDPSLKSGDVVVATEVLAGDTRWLAGLPLNEEMIASVALGRRRVVRGGLAGVEQMVAAQALKAALRSATGAAAVDMESHIAAAYAAKAGLPFAALRVISDPASRALPALARNAIKPNGDIDLRKILRGVARNPTTLRALVSTGIDFNRALKSLRGCRGFLLGGEGLVAADL; this comes from the coding sequence GTGAGTTTGGGGGCGGGGGACGCTGTGTTCGCGGGTAATCGGATTGATCCGCGGCCGGTTCTAATTGTGACTGGTCTCGTGCAGGAAGCCCGGATCGCGGCCGGGCCCGGGATGACCGTCGTCTGCAGCAGTAGCGATCCCCAGCAATTGCGGGCGCTTCTCACCGTGTTCGACCCCAGGACGATCCGGGGCGTCATCAGTTTCGGCGTCGCCGGCGGGCTCGATCCCTCGTTGAAATCAGGCGATGTCGTGGTGGCGACCGAGGTGCTGGCCGGCGATACCCGCTGGCTCGCCGGTCTGCCCTTGAATGAAGAAATGATCGCAAGCGTAGCTCTCGGGCGCCGGCGCGTGGTGCGGGGCGGCCTTGCCGGCGTCGAGCAGATGGTCGCAGCCCAGGCCCTGAAGGCCGCGCTGCGTTCGGCGACGGGGGCGGCGGCCGTCGACATGGAGAGCCATATCGCAGCCGCCTATGCGGCCAAGGCGGGCCTTCCGTTCGCGGCGCTCCGGGTCATCAGCGATCCCGCCAGCCGCGCGTTGCCGGCGCTGGCGAGAAACGCGATCAAGCCGAATGGCGATATCGACTTGCGCAAGATCCTGCGCGGCGTCGCGCGCAATCCGACGACGCTGCGCGCGCTGGTCTCGACCGGGATCGATTTCAATCGCGCGCTCAAAAGCCTACGCGGCTGTCGAGGCTTTCTGCTGGGCGGCGAGGGCCTCGTCGCGGCGGATCTCTGA
- the shc gene encoding squalene--hopene cyclase: MHSGINSVGIEASGALEAGIAQATRGLLDYRQPDGHWVFELEADSTIPAEYVLLRHYLGEEVDAVLEAKIANYLRRVQGAHGGWPLVHDGDFDMSASVKAYFALKMIGDPSDAPHMTRAREAIHARGGAIHSNVFTRFMLAMFGITTWRSVPVLPVEIMLLPMWSPFHLNKISYWARTTIVPLLVLAALKPKAKNVSGVDIDELFLQPPRSIGMTAKAPHQSWGWFLLFRALDSVLRVIEPLFPKKLRARAIESAVAFIEERLNGEDGLGAIYPPMANAVMMYEALGKGADYPPRAITRNALDRLLVIGEHEAYCQPCVSPVWDTALTCHAMIEAGNELALPSAKQGLDWLAPKQVLDLKGDWAAKRPEVRPGGWAFQYNNDYYPDLDDTAVVVMAMDRTRRATASTEYDTAIARGREWIEGMQSRDGGWAAFDVNNLEYYLNNIPFSDHGALLDPPTEDVTARCVSMLAQLGETAQNSKAVADGVAYLRRTQLKEGSWYGRWGLNYIYGTWSVLCALNAAGVGHQDPAIRKAVDWLLSIQNADGGWGEDAKSYRLDYRGFEGAPTTASQTAWALLGLMAAGEVGHPAVARGVEYLIATQNEKGLWDEQRYTATGFPRVFYLRYHGYPKFFPLWALARYRNLKNTNSRVVGVGM; this comes from the coding sequence ATGCATTCCGGCATCAACAGCGTTGGAATTGAGGCCAGTGGCGCGCTGGAGGCGGGCATCGCACAGGCGACGCGCGGGCTGCTCGACTACCGGCAGCCGGACGGACACTGGGTATTCGAACTGGAAGCCGACTCCACCATCCCGGCGGAATATGTGCTGCTTCGTCATTACCTCGGCGAAGAGGTCGACGCCGTGCTGGAGGCCAAGATCGCCAACTATCTGCGCCGGGTCCAGGGCGCCCATGGCGGCTGGCCATTGGTGCACGACGGCGATTTCGACATGAGCGCCAGCGTCAAGGCCTATTTCGCGCTGAAGATGATCGGCGATCCGTCCGATGCGCCGCACATGACGCGGGCGCGCGAGGCGATCCACGCGCGCGGCGGCGCCATCCACAGCAACGTCTTCACCCGCTTCATGCTGGCGATGTTCGGGATAACGACGTGGCGCAGCGTACCGGTGCTGCCGGTCGAGATCATGCTGCTGCCGATGTGGTCGCCGTTTCATCTCAACAAGATTTCCTACTGGGCGCGGACCACGATCGTGCCGCTGCTGGTTCTGGCGGCGCTCAAGCCGAAGGCGAAGAATGTCAGCGGGGTCGACATCGACGAATTGTTCCTGCAGCCGCCGCGTTCGATCGGAATGACGGCGAAAGCGCCGCATCAAAGCTGGGGCTGGTTTCTTCTGTTCCGCGCCCTGGACAGCGTGTTGCGGGTGATCGAGCCGCTGTTTCCCAAAAAGCTGCGGGCTCGCGCGATCGAGAGCGCGGTTGCCTTCATCGAGGAACGGCTGAACGGCGAAGATGGCCTGGGCGCGATCTATCCGCCGATGGCCAACGCCGTGATGATGTATGAGGCGCTCGGCAAGGGCGCCGATTATCCGCCCCGCGCCATTACCCGAAATGCGCTCGACCGGCTACTGGTGATCGGCGAGCATGAGGCCTATTGCCAGCCCTGCGTCTCGCCGGTGTGGGACACCGCGCTGACCTGTCATGCCATGATCGAAGCCGGCAACGAGTTGGCATTGCCGTCCGCCAAACAGGGGCTCGATTGGCTGGCGCCGAAGCAGGTGCTCGACCTCAAGGGGGATTGGGCCGCCAAGCGGCCGGAGGTTCGCCCCGGCGGCTGGGCCTTCCAATACAACAACGATTATTATCCCGATCTCGACGACACCGCCGTCGTGGTGATGGCGATGGACCGGACGCGGCGCGCGACCGCCAGCACTGAATACGATACGGCGATCGCTCGCGGCCGCGAATGGATCGAGGGCATGCAGAGCCGCGACGGCGGCTGGGCCGCCTTCGACGTCAACAACCTCGAATATTATCTCAACAACATTCCGTTCTCCGACCACGGCGCGCTGCTCGATCCACCGACCGAGGACGTCACCGCGCGCTGCGTCTCGATGTTGGCCCAGCTCGGCGAAACCGCGCAAAACAGCAAGGCGGTCGCGGACGGCGTCGCCTATTTGCGCCGTACCCAGCTCAAGGAAGGGTCGTGGTACGGCCGCTGGGGCCTCAACTACATCTACGGCACCTGGTCGGTTTTGTGCGCGCTCAATGCCGCCGGTGTCGGGCACCAGGATCCGGCAATCCGCAAGGCCGTGGACTGGCTGTTGTCGATCCAGAACGCGGACGGCGGCTGGGGCGAGGATGCCAAAAGCTACCGGCTCGACTACCGGGGATTCGAGGGTGCCCCCACCACCGCCTCGCAAACGGCATGGGCCTTGCTTGGGCTGATGGCAGCGGGCGAGGTTGGGCATCCGGCGGTCGCGCGCGGCGTGGAGTACCTAATAGCCACACAGAACGAAAAAGGACTGTGGGACGAGCAGCGCTACACGGCTACAGGCTTCCCACGGGTATTTTATCTGCGTTATCATGGATATCCGAAGTTCTTTCCGCTCTGGGCGTTGGCGCGGTACCGGAATCTGAAGAACACTAACAGCAGGGTGGTAGGGGTCGGGATGTGA
- the hpnE gene encoding hydroxysqualene dehydroxylase HpnE: MPNTVHIIGAGISGLSAAVRLANENFKVHVHEATQQAGGRCRSYFDAATNLMIDNGNHLLLSGNRHAVAYARAIGSEAGLVGPPRAQFPFVDLSTGQRWQLDLGDGRLPLWIFDEARRVPDTGLLDYLALMPLIWAAKSKLVGDAIPCKGTLYERLVQPLLLAALNVDPPEGSAGLAGAVVRETLLAGGQACRPLIAREGLSAVLVEPAIKLLQAKGASVQFGHELREFAMSAGQVGELKFGSDTVLVGLDDAVIMAVPPRPAAALLPGLKTPSKFRAIVNAHFRFDPPRDLPPIMGVVGGLVEWLFAFPQRLSITISNGDRLVDMPREELAQAIWRDICKAAGVAGELPPWQIVRERRATFEATPEQNALRPGPLTNWKNLFLAGDWTDTGLPATIEGSVRSGNRAADLVLAMRRA; encoded by the coding sequence ATGCCAAACACCGTCCACATCATCGGCGCTGGAATCTCGGGCCTCTCGGCAGCCGTTCGGCTGGCGAACGAGAATTTCAAAGTCCATGTCCATGAAGCAACCCAGCAGGCCGGCGGCCGCTGCCGCTCGTATTTCGACGCGGCGACCAACCTGATGATCGACAATGGCAATCATCTGCTGCTTTCCGGCAACCGTCACGCCGTGGCCTATGCGCGCGCGATCGGCTCCGAGGCGGGGCTGGTCGGGCCGCCGCGCGCGCAATTCCCGTTCGTCGATCTCTCGACCGGTCAGCGCTGGCAACTCGACCTCGGTGACGGCAGGCTGCCGCTGTGGATATTCGATGAGGCCCGCCGGGTGCCTGATACGGGCTTGCTCGATTATCTCGCATTGATGCCGCTGATCTGGGCGGCGAAGAGCAAACTGGTCGGCGATGCCATCCCCTGCAAGGGAACGCTGTATGAGCGGCTGGTGCAGCCGCTGCTATTGGCGGCGCTCAACGTCGATCCGCCCGAGGGGTCGGCCGGCCTTGCGGGCGCCGTGGTGCGCGAAACGCTATTGGCGGGCGGCCAGGCCTGCCGGCCGCTGATCGCGCGCGAGGGTCTGAGCGCGGTGCTGGTCGAGCCCGCCATCAAGCTGTTGCAGGCGAAAGGCGCCAGCGTCCAGTTCGGACATGAGTTGCGCGAATTCGCGATGTCCGCGGGTCAAGTCGGTGAATTGAAATTCGGCAGCGACACCGTCCTGGTCGGGCTCGACGACGCCGTGATAATGGCGGTGCCGCCGCGCCCGGCCGCAGCACTGCTGCCGGGGCTCAAGACGCCATCGAAATTCCGGGCGATCGTGAACGCGCATTTTCGCTTCGATCCGCCCCGCGACCTGCCGCCGATCATGGGCGTGGTGGGCGGGCTGGTCGAGTGGCTGTTCGCCTTCCCGCAGCGGCTGTCGATCACCATCAGCAATGGCGACCGGCTGGTGGATATGCCGCGCGAAGAACTCGCGCAGGCGATCTGGCGGGACATCTGCAAGGCCGCAGGCGTTGCGGGCGAATTGCCGCCCTGGCAGATCGTGCGCGAGCGCCGCGCCACCTTCGAGGCGACGCCTGAGCAGAACGCGCTGCGGCCGGGCCCGTTAACCAACTGGAAAAACCTGTTTCTCGCGGGCGACTGGACTGATACGGGGTTGCCGGCGACCATCGAAGGGTCGGTGCGGTCGGGAAACCGCGCCGCCGACCTGGTGCTGGCAATGCGCCGGGCGTGA
- the hpnD gene encoding presqualene diphosphate synthase HpnD, whose translation MTLEAAAANPSYGTSASGSSFYAAMRILPREQREAMFQIYSFCRQVDDIADSDGPRPERLAALQQWRDDIDALYRGDPPPRLADYVASVRRFDLKREDFLAIIDGMEMDVPQDIRAPDLATLDLYCDRVASAVGRLSVRVFGLPQDDGILLAHHLGRALQLTNILRDIDEDAAIGRLYLPLEGLLHAGITKFDPPKVVADPGLPKVCAPLVERARMHFQKADEVMGRNSRRVVRAPRIMSKYYRAILQLLVERGFAAPRRPVRLNKIARLAIVLRYAFI comes from the coding sequence ATGACGCTTGAGGCGGCGGCAGCCAATCCCAGTTACGGGACATCCGCGTCCGGCAGTTCGTTCTACGCCGCGATGCGCATCCTGCCGCGCGAACAGCGCGAGGCGATGTTCCAGATCTACAGTTTTTGCCGGCAGGTCGACGACATCGCCGATTCCGATGGTCCGCGGCCCGAGCGGCTCGCCGCGCTTCAACAATGGCGCGACGATATCGACGCGCTGTATCGCGGCGATCCGCCGCCGCGGCTCGCCGACTACGTCGCCTCGGTCCGGCGGTTTGACTTAAAGCGCGAAGATTTCCTGGCCATCATCGATGGCATGGAGATGGATGTGCCGCAGGACATTCGCGCCCCGGACCTCGCAACGCTGGATCTTTATTGCGATCGCGTGGCGAGCGCGGTCGGACGATTGTCGGTGCGGGTGTTTGGCCTGCCGCAGGACGACGGCATCCTGCTCGCGCATCATCTGGGCCGCGCCCTGCAATTGACCAATATCCTGCGCGATATCGATGAAGACGCCGCAATCGGCCGGCTGTATTTGCCGCTCGAGGGGCTATTGCACGCGGGCATCACCAAGTTCGATCCGCCCAAGGTCGTCGCCGACCCGGGCTTGCCGAAGGTATGCGCGCCGCTGGTCGAACGGGCGCGGATGCATTTTCAAAAGGCCGACGAGGTCATGGGCCGCAATTCGCGGCGCGTGGTGCGCGCGCCGCGAATCATGTCGAAATATTATCGCGCGATACTTCAGTTGCTGGTCGAGAGAGGGTTTGCCGCGCCGCGCCGGCCGGTTCGCCTCAACAAGATCGCGCGCCTCGCCATCGTTCTTCGCTACGCCTTCATCTGA
- the hpnC gene encoding squalene synthase HpnC encodes MTSASELRSGKTHRDENFPVASWIIHPRHRALILAFYNFVRTADDIADHATLSGEDKLRYLDLLAAELLGNGDSQQEAVNLRRALSERSMPPRHALDVLVAFRMDVTKLRYENWDEVIHYCRYSAMPVGRFMLDVHGESTSTWAASDALCAGLQINNHLQDCGKDFRDLNRVYLPRDALAAGGAAVEALGEGRASPALLQCLHSLAVRTEALLGESKSLSTEVKDFRLGLEISVIQAFADKIVRLLKVRDPLSERVHLGPIELLAHSLSGVASEITRRAIGRRPVSKPAAGA; translated from the coding sequence ATGACCAGCGCGAGCGAATTGCGATCCGGCAAGACTCACCGCGACGAGAACTTTCCGGTCGCGTCGTGGATCATTCATCCGCGCCACCGGGCGCTGATTCTCGCGTTCTATAATTTCGTCCGGACCGCCGACGATATCGCCGACCATGCGACGCTGAGCGGAGAAGACAAGCTCCGCTATCTCGACCTGCTTGCAGCGGAACTGCTGGGCAACGGCGACAGCCAGCAAGAGGCCGTCAATCTGCGGCGTGCGCTCTCGGAACGTTCGATGCCGCCGCGCCATGCGCTCGATGTCCTCGTTGCGTTCCGGATGGATGTGACAAAACTTCGCTACGAGAACTGGGATGAAGTGATTCACTATTGCCGCTATTCGGCGATGCCGGTCGGTCGCTTCATGCTCGACGTCCATGGCGAGAGCACCTCGACCTGGGCGGCATCGGATGCATTGTGCGCCGGCCTGCAGATCAACAATCATCTGCAGGATTGCGGCAAGGATTTTCGAGACCTCAATCGCGTCTATCTGCCGCGCGATGCGCTCGCGGCCGGCGGCGCCGCCGTGGAAGCGCTCGGCGAGGGCAGGGCATCGCCGGCGCTGTTGCAATGCCTGCATTCGCTCGCGGTGCGAACCGAGGCGCTGCTCGGTGAAAGCAAATCGCTCAGCACCGAAGTGAAGGATTTCCGGCTCGGGCTCGAGATCTCGGTGATCCAGGCCTTTGCCGACAAGATCGTTCGGCTCTTGAAAGTGCGCGATCCCTTAAGCGAGAGAGTGCATCTCGGCCCGATCGAACTGCTCGCGCATAGTCTCAGTGGCGTAGCGAGCGAGATCACCCGCCGCGCGATCGGACGGCGACCCGTGTCCAAACCGGCGGCCGGCGCATGA
- a CDS encoding HNH endonuclease signature motif containing protein: MQQVEHSGDECLIWPFACCTPGYGLFQYQKKRHLAHRFMCEYKNGPPPEGHLAAHSCGNRRCVNPNHLSWKTHAGNQLDRRTQGTASRRQAKLTLVQARQIRALKGMETAPETAAKYSITESNVRLIQDGKTWKEERKIPMALTREQVLEIRRIGYTKSLREISDLLGVGTGAVDSVRNGRCHKAVV, translated from the coding sequence ATGCAGCAGGTTGAGCATAGCGGCGACGAATGTTTAATTTGGCCGTTCGCTTGTTGCACGCCAGGATATGGCCTTTTCCAGTACCAGAAGAAACGGCACTTGGCGCATCGCTTCATGTGCGAATACAAGAACGGACCCCCGCCAGAGGGGCATCTTGCCGCCCATTCTTGCGGGAACCGACGTTGCGTCAATCCAAATCATCTCTCTTGGAAAACTCACGCCGGCAATCAGTTGGATCGCCGCACACAAGGAACGGCCAGCAGGCGTCAAGCAAAACTTACACTCGTGCAGGCCAGACAAATTAGGGCGCTCAAAGGCATGGAGACGGCACCAGAAACCGCAGCAAAATACAGCATTACGGAATCCAACGTGCGCCTGATCCAGGACGGCAAGACTTGGAAGGAAGAGCGCAAAATTCCAATGGCCCTTACGAGGGAGCAGGTTTTGGAGATCCGACGGATTGGCTACACCAAATCCTTGCGGGAAATATCCGACCTGCTCGGGGTCGGCACGGGCGCCGTTGATAGCGTCCGGAACGGCCGATGCCACAAGGCTGTGGTATAG
- a CDS encoding SprT-like domain-containing protein produces MTLPLTAEMLEACYEFLRETKPFSDWNLPHGEDVKFIVGGALDCFAHYQWDGARHTITVSSKAVGYTGTLINVLSHEMVHLHLWANNMESKRSGPKFHNAAFRKFAAQVCKYHGFDPKAFY; encoded by the coding sequence ATGACGCTTCCCTTAACTGCAGAGATGCTTGAGGCGTGCTACGAGTTTCTGCGAGAAACAAAACCATTCAGCGATTGGAATTTGCCACATGGCGAAGATGTTAAATTCATTGTTGGCGGGGCTCTGGATTGCTTCGCTCATTATCAATGGGACGGGGCTCGTCATACGATCACGGTTTCTTCGAAGGCGGTGGGATATACCGGCACGCTAATCAACGTTCTCTCACATGAAATGGTGCATTTGCACCTCTGGGCCAACAATATGGAGAGCAAGCGCAGTGGTCCAAAATTCCACAACGCCGCATTCCGAAAATTCGCCGCGCAGGTCTGCAAGTATCACGGGTTTGATCCGAAGGCGTTTTATTGA